A region from the Candidatus Limnocylindrales bacterium genome encodes:
- a CDS encoding zinc-binding dehydrogenase — protein MRAVVLRSGKLIVDDVMEPEPGPGMALVRTLACGICGSDLHAARHLERMASTQKRAGSPFALDPSRDIVMGHEFCAEILDYGAGSSQPLPVGTTVCAMPIAIGASGLQTIGYSNDLPGGYAERMLLTEMLLLPVPNGLPAHRAALTEPMAVGVHAVAKANLQPDDVALVLGCGPIGLAVIAALELAGASPVVAADFSPARRALAQKMGADVVVDPAVESPYQRWEDLANPEKVDPHSPLTLMGLGPQLRPGVVFECVGVPGVLAQILAGAMRQTRVVVVGVCMESDTIEPIFGIQKELSLQFVLGYTPEEFASTLGHIADGRIDVTPLVTGRVGLEEVPRAFEELAHPDRHAKIIVEP, from the coding sequence ATGCGTGCGGTCGTCCTGCGCAGCGGCAAGCTGATCGTCGACGACGTCATGGAGCCCGAGCCCGGGCCGGGCATGGCGCTGGTGCGGACGCTGGCGTGCGGCATCTGCGGCTCCGACCTGCACGCAGCCAGGCACCTCGAGCGCATGGCGAGCACGCAGAAGCGCGCCGGTTCGCCCTTCGCGCTCGATCCCTCTCGCGACATCGTCATGGGACATGAGTTCTGCGCCGAGATCCTCGACTACGGCGCCGGCTCTTCGCAGCCGCTGCCGGTCGGGACGACGGTATGCGCGATGCCGATCGCCATCGGCGCCAGCGGCCTGCAGACCATCGGCTACTCCAATGATCTCCCCGGCGGCTACGCCGAGCGCATGCTGCTGACCGAGATGCTGCTGCTGCCCGTACCCAACGGCCTGCCCGCGCATCGGGCTGCGCTGACCGAGCCGATGGCCGTGGGAGTGCACGCCGTGGCCAAGGCCAACCTGCAGCCCGACGATGTCGCGCTCGTGCTCGGCTGCGGTCCCATCGGCCTGGCCGTCATCGCTGCGCTCGAGCTGGCCGGCGCATCGCCGGTGGTGGCGGCGGATTTCTCTCCGGCGCGACGCGCCCTGGCGCAGAAGATGGGCGCCGACGTCGTCGTCGATCCTGCGGTCGAATCGCCGTACCAGCGCTGGGAGGATCTGGCCAATCCCGAGAAGGTCGACCCTCACTCACCGCTGACGTTGATGGGCCTGGGGCCGCAGCTGCGTCCCGGCGTGGTCTTCGAGTGCGTGGGCGTGCCTGGCGTGCTCGCCCAGATCCTGGCGGGAGCGATGCGCCAGACGCGCGTGGTCGTGGTGGGCGTGTGCATGGAGAGCGACACGATCGAGCCCATCTTCGGCATCCAGAAGGAGCTCTCGCTCCAGTTCGTGCTCGGCTACACGCCCGAGGAGTTCGCTTCCACGCTCGGCCACATCGCCGACGGCCGCATCGACGTGACCCCACTGGTGACCGGGCGCGTCGGCCTGGAAGAGGTGCCGCGCGCATTCGAGGAGCTGGCGCACCCCGACCGTCACGCCAAGATCATCGTCGAGCCGTAG
- a CDS encoding cytochrome P450 produces MAAIPRDSALAAVRHMARNPYTFISERARVVGADVFEVALPFQKIICMTGAAACELFYDHRRFLRQGAAPGRIQKTLFGQGGVQGLDDEPHRHRKEMFLGLLAPEAVSALTAEFERCWQKEVATWKSQDSITLYHEMQRILTRAVCAWAGVPLPEDEVEARTRELTALFDKAGAVGPKHWWARLARRKSDAWAASIIDKARREGDGGDTIVARIASHRELDGQLLPPRIAGVELLNILRPTVAISVYLTFVALALYEHPKCRLRIAAGEHDLVESFVQEVRRFYPFFPAVGARVRDGFEWQGMTFPRGRRVMLDLYGIQHDPRLWQEPQRFDGERFLDVQPDIFRFVPQGGGDAHGGHRCAGEQVTVELMKTATRLLARNLSYEVPDQDLSIDYSRLPALPRSGFRIRRVRVTTTGMGMPPRKDEAILRRVG; encoded by the coding sequence ATGGCTGCCATCCCTCGCGACAGTGCGCTTGCCGCCGTGCGCCACATGGCGCGCAATCCCTACACGTTCATCTCCGAGCGTGCGCGTGTCGTGGGCGCCGACGTCTTCGAAGTGGCGCTGCCGTTCCAGAAGATCATCTGCATGACCGGAGCGGCTGCGTGCGAGCTGTTCTACGACCACCGTCGTTTCCTGCGGCAGGGCGCGGCGCCGGGCAGGATCCAGAAGACGCTGTTCGGGCAGGGCGGCGTGCAGGGCCTGGACGACGAGCCGCACCGGCACCGAAAGGAGATGTTCCTCGGGCTGCTGGCGCCGGAGGCGGTCTCCGCGCTCACGGCGGAGTTCGAGCGCTGCTGGCAGAAGGAGGTCGCGACGTGGAAGTCGCAGGATTCGATCACCCTCTACCACGAGATGCAGCGCATCCTGACGCGCGCCGTGTGCGCGTGGGCTGGCGTGCCGCTGCCCGAGGATGAAGTCGAAGCCCGCACGCGCGAGCTGACCGCGCTCTTCGACAAGGCCGGCGCGGTCGGACCCAAGCACTGGTGGGCCAGGCTGGCGCGCAGGAAGTCCGATGCGTGGGCGGCCAGCATCATCGACAAGGCGCGACGCGAGGGAGACGGCGGCGACACCATCGTCGCGCGCATCGCATCGCACCGCGAGCTGGACGGCCAGCTCCTGCCGCCGAGGATCGCCGGCGTGGAGCTGCTCAACATCCTGCGGCCGACCGTGGCCATTTCCGTCTATCTGACGTTCGTCGCGCTGGCGCTGTACGAGCATCCCAAGTGCCGCCTGCGCATCGCCGCCGGCGAGCACGACCTGGTCGAATCGTTCGTCCAGGAAGTACGGCGCTTCTACCCTTTCTTCCCTGCCGTCGGAGCGCGCGTGCGCGACGGCTTCGAGTGGCAGGGGATGACGTTCCCGCGCGGACGGCGGGTGATGCTCGACTTGTACGGCATCCAGCACGACCCGCGCCTGTGGCAGGAGCCGCAGCGTTTCGACGGCGAACGTTTCCTGGACGTGCAGCCGGACATCTTCCGCTTCGTTCCCCAAGGCGGCGGCGATGCGCACGGCGGCCATCGCTGCGCAGGAGAGCAGGTCACCGTCGAGCTGATGAAGACGGCGACGCGCCTGCTGGCTCGCAACCTCAGCTACGAGGTGCCCGACCAGGATCTGTCGATCGACTACTCGCGCCTTCCCGCGCTGCCGCGCAGCGGCTTTCGAATCCGTCGCGTGCGCGTCACCACCACAGGCATGGGGATGCCGCCGCGCAAGGACGAGGCGATTTTGCGCCGCGTCGGCTGA
- a CDS encoding amidohydrolase family protein, with product MPYIEGRIVHDADSHIMETPEWLDPYLDARVRERMPRLALSAVRPGEHKLIDEARARHADPDYRAADAEQIMLRKNWSATGSFLKEDRPRALDLLGFATQLVFNTFLNKYLNELEHRADVEVAYGVAAAHNRAMLDFCSVDSRLLPSCYVPLADFELSRRAAEQAIEMGAKALLIASACPARHSPSHVGLFPVWEQAAEAGVPILFHVGGGGTLLDPMYFENGRPPIPDFHGGEENFRSVDYMAIPYPPMQTLATLIFDGILDRWPGLKFGVIEQGASWVPGWMRSMDSAVAAFARNEERLRKLSALPSQIVRRQVRVTPYPAEDVGWIISQAGPEVCLFSSDYPHVEGGRNPVRRFETTIAGLDEGARDRFYRANFEDLMGRAMPA from the coding sequence ATGCCCTACATCGAAGGCCGCATCGTCCACGATGCCGACTCCCACATCATGGAAACGCCGGAGTGGCTCGATCCGTATCTCGATGCGCGCGTCCGCGAGCGCATGCCGCGGCTGGCGCTGTCGGCGGTGCGCCCGGGCGAGCACAAGCTGATCGACGAAGCCCGCGCCCGCCACGCCGATCCCGACTACCGCGCTGCCGACGCCGAACAGATCATGCTGCGCAAGAACTGGAGCGCCACCGGCTCCTTCCTGAAGGAAGACCGGCCGCGCGCGCTCGACCTGCTCGGGTTCGCCACGCAGCTCGTCTTCAACACGTTCCTGAACAAGTATCTGAACGAGCTCGAGCACCGCGCCGACGTCGAGGTCGCCTACGGCGTCGCCGCCGCGCACAACCGCGCGATGCTCGACTTCTGCAGCGTCGACTCGCGCCTTCTGCCCAGCTGCTACGTGCCGCTGGCCGATTTCGAGCTCTCTCGCCGCGCCGCCGAGCAGGCCATTGAGATGGGCGCCAAGGCGCTGCTGATTGCGTCCGCGTGCCCGGCGCGTCATTCGCCGAGCCATGTGGGCCTGTTTCCGGTCTGGGAGCAGGCGGCGGAGGCGGGAGTTCCGATCCTCTTCCACGTCGGCGGCGGCGGCACGCTGCTGGACCCGATGTACTTCGAGAACGGCCGGCCACCGATTCCGGATTTCCATGGCGGCGAGGAGAACTTCCGGTCCGTCGACTACATGGCGATTCCCTACCCGCCCATGCAGACGCTGGCCACGCTGATCTTCGACGGCATCCTGGACCGCTGGCCCGGCCTCAAGTTCGGAGTCATCGAGCAGGGCGCGTCGTGGGTGCCGGGATGGATGCGCTCGATGGACTCGGCGGTGGCGGCCTTCGCCAGGAACGAAGAGCGGCTGCGCAAGCTGTCGGCGCTGCCGAGCCAGATCGTGCGGCGACAGGTGCGAGTCACGCCGTATCCGGCCGAAGACGTCGGCTGGATCATCTCGCAGGCCGGGCCGGAGGTGTGCCTGTTCTCCTCGGACTATCCGCACGTCGAAGGCGGCCGCAATCCGGTGCGGCGCTTCGAGACAACCATTGCCGGCCTGGACGAAGGAGCTCGTGACAGGTTCTACCGGGCCAACTTCGAGGATCTGATGGGGCGCGCGATGCCGGCGTAG
- a CDS encoding cation:proton antiporter, translating to MLLIEVVVLLAVACATLVLGRALRVPPIAAYLIGGVLAGPGGIGLVDHSEWLEYLSELGVALLLFGVGTEVSLERLRDGMLRTLGGGAAQVLGSIAAGAGIFAMLGSSTASSTVVGFLVSLSSTALVFKMFADARELSTPHGRAATGILIFQDFALIPMMLFLPVLAGPAEGAAMSAAMAVTRAIAAVSAIVVLARVILPRVLEYAARLGIAELHAPLALLIALGTATAAQGFGLSLPLGGFLAGLALSGTVHAQRVVAELLPLRDAFIAVFFTSIGMLCVPAQALADPASLAGMAAAVAAKGLVCAAVVAVAWRSWRLGMAAGVALMQIGEFSFVLAREAVRLELLPRTTEQAFLATAVLSMALTPVLMAATRRLLSLDLDRGATREARLRHHVIVVGCGSTGRAVANVLRDTSIPFIVVDFDSRLVRQAEREGLPVMFGDATRRAVLEEAGVKSARVVVVSVGEPVATRRSVGLARQLNPRAPILVRASRVEEIPELEQIGATDVVPAEFEASIELFVRMLMRLGVSRHVARVQESIIRLGNYRALRGTLGSSHFMAEIEKLIRGGVIEHTEVTADSPAVGKTLFELDVREKTGAVVLTIVRNEEPIPNPGPEVTLQAGDLVVLYGPHAAIASALDILEPPPDQP from the coding sequence ATGCTGCTCATCGAGGTGGTCGTGCTGCTCGCCGTCGCCTGCGCGACGCTGGTGCTGGGGCGTGCTCTGCGCGTTCCGCCCATTGCCGCCTATCTGATCGGTGGCGTGCTGGCGGGGCCGGGCGGCATAGGGCTGGTCGATCACTCCGAATGGCTCGAGTACCTCTCGGAGCTGGGAGTGGCGCTGCTGCTGTTCGGAGTGGGGACCGAGGTGTCCCTGGAACGGCTGCGCGACGGCATGCTGCGGACGCTCGGCGGCGGTGCGGCGCAGGTGCTGGGCAGCATCGCGGCGGGCGCCGGCATCTTCGCGATGCTCGGCTCCAGCACGGCGTCCTCCACCGTCGTCGGTTTCCTCGTCTCGCTCTCGAGCACGGCGCTGGTCTTCAAGATGTTCGCGGATGCGCGCGAGCTGTCCACGCCCCATGGCCGCGCGGCCACCGGCATCCTGATCTTCCAGGACTTCGCTCTCATTCCGATGATGCTGTTCCTGCCGGTGCTGGCGGGGCCGGCCGAGGGCGCGGCGATGTCGGCGGCGATGGCGGTCACGCGTGCGATCGCCGCCGTGTCGGCGATCGTGGTGCTCGCGCGCGTCATCCTTCCGCGTGTGCTCGAGTACGCCGCGCGCCTGGGCATCGCCGAGCTGCACGCGCCGCTGGCGCTGCTGATCGCTCTCGGCACCGCCACGGCGGCGCAGGGCTTCGGCCTGTCGCTGCCGCTGGGCGGTTTCCTGGCGGGGCTGGCGCTGTCGGGAACGGTGCATGCGCAGCGCGTGGTGGCCGAGCTGCTGCCGCTGCGCGACGCCTTCATCGCCGTCTTCTTCACCAGCATCGGCATGCTTTGCGTGCCGGCGCAGGCTCTGGCCGACCCTGCATCGCTTGCGGGTATGGCAGCCGCAGTGGCCGCCAAGGGCCTGGTATGTGCAGCCGTGGTGGCCGTGGCATGGCGGTCGTGGCGGCTGGGCATGGCGGCGGGCGTGGCACTGATGCAGATCGGCGAGTTCTCCTTCGTCCTCGCGCGCGAAGCGGTGCGCCTCGAGCTGCTGCCGCGCACGACCGAGCAGGCATTCCTCGCGACCGCGGTTCTCAGCATGGCGCTGACGCCGGTGCTGATGGCGGCCACGCGCCGCCTGCTCTCGCTCGACCTGGACCGCGGAGCGACGCGCGAGGCCAGGCTCCGCCATCACGTGATCGTGGTCGGCTGCGGCTCCACCGGCCGCGCGGTTGCCAACGTTCTGCGCGACACGTCGATCCCGTTCATCGTCGTCGACTTCGATTCGCGGCTGGTGCGGCAGGCCGAGCGTGAAGGGCTGCCGGTCATGTTCGGCGACGCCACCCGGCGCGCCGTGCTCGAGGAGGCCGGGGTCAAGAGCGCGCGGGTAGTCGTCGTTTCGGTGGGCGAGCCGGTCGCCACCAGGCGCAGCGTGGGCCTTGCTCGCCAGCTCAATCCCCGAGCGCCGATCCTGGTGCGCGCCTCGCGGGTGGAGGAGATCCCGGAGCTCGAGCAGATCGGCGCCACCGACGTGGTGCCGGCGGAGTTCGAGGCCTCCATCGAGCTGTTCGTGCGGATGCTGATGCGGCTGGGCGTGTCACGGCACGTCGCGCGCGTCCAGGAGAGCATCATCCGGCTGGGCAACTACCGGGCGCTGCGAGGCACGCTGGGCTCGTCCCACTTCATGGCGGAGATCGAGAAGCTCATCCGCGGCGGCGTCATCGAGCACACCGAGGTCACCGCCGACAGCCCGGCCGTCGGCAAGACGCTGTTCGAGCTGGATGTGCGCGAAAAGACAGGGGCGGTGGTGCTGACCATCGTCCGCAACGAGGAGCCGATCCCGAACCCGGGGCCGGAGGTCACGCTGCAGGCGGGCGATCTGGTGGTGCTGTACGGCCCCCATGCGGCGATCGCCTCGGCGCTCGACATCCTGGAGCCTCCGCCGGATCAGCCGTAA
- a CDS encoding wax ester/triacylglycerol synthase family O-acyltransferase — MERLTGIDASFFYMETPAQHMHAVAVTILDPSETKGTSDLEAMRAELARRLVAMPAFRRRLAHFPLGLDHPAWIEAPVDVDRHVFRAALPSPGRRRQLEQFVGDFASVPLARDLPLWECCLLEGLEGGRLAMLVKVHHAIIDGVSGAQMLAQLCDFEPVVPVEKAIVQDCTNAEPEPSLIDLALTSLRARLVDPVRMGTAMLRTIRWGLQAVTSSKDDESVTLPLAAPSTPFSHALTPRRSAGFARASLEDVKKIKNAFGTTINDAVLAACTRALRRQLERRGCLPDRALVASVPVSARRPGEHAASYNRVSAIFVGLPVHIADPVEQLRCVHADASAAKRMMGSLGKDMLGQWMELAPPLLFAQAMRLYSAFRLADLHAPVHNVVISNVPGPPVPLYVAGARVEALYPLGPILEGAALNITVFSYRDALDIGVVTCPDLVDDVGAIGDDIAAAVAELAALADAEAYRAGTGAGLDVDLDHRTAA, encoded by the coding sequence ATGGAGCGACTGACCGGTATCGACGCTTCGTTCTTCTACATGGAGACCCCGGCGCAGCACATGCACGCCGTGGCCGTCACCATTCTCGACCCCTCCGAAACCAAGGGCACCTCCGATCTGGAAGCGATGCGCGCCGAGCTTGCGCGCCGGCTCGTGGCGATGCCGGCCTTTCGCCGCCGCCTGGCCCACTTCCCGCTCGGGCTCGACCATCCGGCCTGGATCGAGGCGCCGGTGGACGTGGATCGACACGTCTTTCGCGCCGCGCTGCCGTCACCGGGCCGACGGCGTCAGCTCGAACAGTTCGTCGGCGATTTCGCGAGCGTGCCGCTCGCTCGCGATCTGCCGCTGTGGGAGTGCTGCCTGCTCGAAGGGCTGGAGGGCGGGCGTCTGGCGATGCTCGTCAAGGTCCATCACGCAATCATCGACGGCGTCTCGGGCGCGCAGATGCTGGCGCAGCTCTGCGACTTCGAGCCCGTGGTGCCGGTGGAGAAAGCGATCGTCCAGGACTGCACCAACGCCGAGCCCGAGCCGTCGCTGATCGACCTGGCCCTGACGTCCCTGCGCGCGCGGCTCGTCGATCCGGTACGCATGGGCACGGCGATGCTGCGGACGATCCGCTGGGGGCTGCAGGCGGTGACATCATCCAAGGATGACGAATCGGTGACGCTTCCTCTGGCCGCGCCCTCGACCCCCTTCAGCCATGCGTTGACGCCGCGGCGCTCCGCCGGCTTCGCGCGCGCGTCTCTCGAGGACGTCAAGAAGATCAAGAATGCGTTCGGCACCACCATCAACGATGCGGTGCTGGCGGCATGCACGCGGGCGCTGCGGCGCCAGCTGGAGCGGCGCGGATGCTTGCCCGATCGCGCGCTGGTGGCCTCGGTGCCGGTGTCGGCGCGTCGGCCGGGCGAGCACGCTGCGAGCTACAACCGCGTCAGCGCCATCTTCGTCGGCCTCCCGGTCCACATAGCCGATCCTGTCGAGCAGCTGCGCTGCGTGCACGCCGACGCCAGCGCGGCCAAGCGCATGATGGGATCGCTCGGGAAGGACATGCTCGGGCAGTGGATGGAGCTGGCGCCGCCGCTGCTGTTCGCGCAGGCGATGCGTCTGTACTCGGCGTTCCGGCTCGCCGACCTGCACGCGCCGGTTCACAACGTCGTGATCTCGAACGTGCCGGGCCCGCCCGTCCCGCTGTACGTGGCAGGAGCGCGCGTGGAGGCGCTGTATCCGCTCGGCCCGATTCTGGAGGGCGCGGCGCTCAACATTACCGTCTTCAGCTATCGCGATGCTCTCGACATCGGCGTCGTGACCTGTCCCGACCTCGTCGACGACGTCGGCGCGATCGGCGACGACATTGCCGCCGCCGTAGCCGAGCTGGCGGCGCTGGCGGACGCCGAGGCGTACCGCGCCGGAACCGGCGCCGGCCTGGATGTCGACCTCGATCACCGCACGGCGGCCTGA